From Carassius gibelio isolate Cgi1373 ecotype wild population from Czech Republic chromosome B23, carGib1.2-hapl.c, whole genome shotgun sequence, the proteins below share one genomic window:
- the LOC128011142 gene encoding uncharacterized protein LOC128011142 gives MARFWMGSYLRTLKILPVDLKTPVSFNLPKEYSFIKKFLKKYLLESEDVTILTQHKSLISVVQDREPVSPVPGLTPSEAKQVWRNAAHPALQNRHKDLSWMVAHEILPVRAVMHSRGMAKNPICPRSGCNSPETVHHLLWECSTARDLWAKTGPLYFPCLPAGGAQFGYQLAILGVGRGLKDLTAQKFTSLWLTLNVIKDAIWATRNLLVGKRVTVTLHACELKVTSMLQGYRTTIFGRGGRGRTERVPAGTDPGRP, from the coding sequence atggcgcgattttggatggggtcttacctacgaacactgaaaattttaccagtggacttgaaaaccccagtgtcttttaacttgcccaaagagtacagttttataaaaaagtttttaaagaaataccttttagagagtgaagatgtcaccattttaactcaacacaagtctctcatctctgttgtgcaggaccgggaaccggtgagtccagttccgggcctcacaccaagtgaggccaaacaagtttggcggaacgcggctcaccccgctctccagaacaggcacaaggacttatcgtggatggtggctcatgagatcctcccggtcagggcggttatgcactccagaggcatggccaaaaaccccatctgcccgcggtccggctgcaattccccagagaccgtccaccacctgctctgggagtgcagcactgcgcgggacctgtgggccaagaccggccccctgtatttcccgtgcctaccagcgggtggggcccagttcgggtaccagctcgccatccttggggtgggccggggcttgaaggacttgacggcacagaaatttacctcgctctggctcaccctcaacgtcatcaaggatgccatctgggccaccagaaacctgctggtggggaagcgcgttacggtaaccctccatgcatgcgagctaaaggtaacatcaatgctgcaggggtaccggacgacgatattcggacgggggggccggggtcgcacggagagggtcccggcaggcaccgaccctggccgcccgtag